A region of Pontiella agarivorans DNA encodes the following proteins:
- a CDS encoding ABC transporter ATP-binding protein, producing MSEAIVELKSSVKEYVNGSLRVTAMREIDLRIDRGEYAVIMGASGSGKSTCLNILGCLDRLTSGTYLLGGQDVSDLNDDELSEIRSKRLGFIFQSYNLIPQLNVLENIEVPLFYQGVPEAQARMQAEKLAKRMGLEKRLKHKPMELSGGQQQRVAIARSLVCDPILMLADEPTGNLDSRTGEEILELLDELHAEGKSIVMVTHDDEIAHRAQRVVRFMDGKIISNDWNGAAKV from the coding sequence ATGAGCGAGGCGATCGTTGAACTTAAAAGCTCCGTTAAGGAATACGTTAACGGTTCGCTTCGGGTGACGGCTATGCGGGAGATTGATCTCCGTATTGACCGGGGAGAGTACGCCGTCATTATGGGGGCATCCGGTTCGGGAAAATCCACCTGTCTGAATATCCTGGGCTGTCTGGACCGTCTGACCTCTGGAACGTATCTGCTGGGCGGACAGGATGTGTCGGATCTGAATGATGACGAGCTTTCCGAAATCCGTTCTAAGCGGCTGGGCTTCATCTTTCAGTCCTATAATCTGATTCCACAGCTCAACGTGCTCGAAAATATTGAAGTTCCGCTGTTTTATCAGGGGGTTCCGGAAGCGCAGGCCCGTATGCAGGCGGAAAAGCTGGCGAAACGTATGGGGCTGGAAAAACGGCTCAAACATAAACCTATGGAACTGTCCGGCGGCCAGCAGCAGCGGGTGGCCATTGCGCGATCGCTGGTGTGTGATCCGATTCTCATGCTGGCCGATGAACCGACGGGTAATCTTGATTCCAGGACCGGTGAGGAGATTCTGGAACTGCTCGATGAGCTTCATGCCGAAGGGAAAAGTATTGTCATGGTTACGCACGATGATGAGATTGCGCATCGGGCCCAGCGCGTTGTCCGGTTCATGGATGGAAAAATTATTTCCAACGACTGGAATGGAGCCGCGAAAGTATGA
- a CDS encoding ABC transporter permease, with protein MNTMRPERMVKLAVKNLSQYKLRAGLTMLGIIFGVCSVVAMLSVGEGANQEIQEKIQRMGSRNILIKSVKVPKEETNSGGSRNFIASYGLTYDDADDLTRFVPNLEASIPIKRLRYDVQFKERKLQTDVVATLPAFIRVQNYRMVRGRFLSAADQSFGTPVCVIGTRLARMLYAGYDPVGQTLTIDRDAYTVVGIVGDIAQGEVELSQNELWLEGENQSVYIPLRTYQQKRGDLFTQWSEGGGTFEKIELYELILSIDEQDHVVRAVDAVRRVLKKNHKKEDYSVVVPLELIRQARETRKLFNIVLGSIAAISLIVGGIGIMNIMLATVSERTREIGIRRALGATRTDIVLQFLMETLILSISGGVIGLVFGAIIPLLITAATDVKTVLTFPAFAVAFSVSVAVSVVFGIYPARRAAMMDPIEALRHE; from the coding sequence ATGAATACCATGCGACCAGAGCGGATGGTGAAACTGGCGGTTAAAAACCTCAGCCAGTACAAGCTTCGCGCCGGGTTGACAATGCTGGGCATTATTTTCGGGGTCTGTTCGGTGGTCGCCATGCTCAGTGTGGGCGAAGGGGCAAACCAGGAGATTCAGGAAAAAATTCAGCGGATGGGCAGTCGTAATATCCTGATTAAAAGTGTCAAGGTGCCGAAAGAAGAGACCAACAGCGGAGGCTCGCGGAATTTCATTGCCTCGTATGGTCTGACCTATGACGACGCAGACGATCTTACCCGTTTTGTGCCGAATCTCGAGGCCTCCATTCCGATCAAACGTCTGCGCTACGATGTGCAGTTTAAGGAACGCAAACTGCAGACCGATGTGGTGGCCACGTTGCCGGCATTTATCCGGGTGCAGAATTACCGCATGGTTCGCGGGCGTTTTCTCAGTGCTGCGGATCAGTCTTTTGGAACTCCCGTCTGTGTGATTGGAACACGGTTGGCCCGCATGCTCTATGCCGGGTATGACCCTGTCGGGCAGACGCTCACGATTGATCGCGATGCCTATACGGTGGTCGGGATTGTCGGGGACATTGCACAGGGCGAAGTAGAGTTGTCGCAGAATGAGCTGTGGCTTGAGGGAGAAAATCAAAGTGTTTACATACCGCTCCGGACCTACCAGCAGAAGCGCGGTGATCTTTTTACTCAGTGGTCGGAAGGCGGCGGCACCTTCGAGAAAATTGAACTTTATGAGCTGATCCTCTCCATCGATGAGCAGGATCATGTTGTGCGGGCAGTGGATGCGGTGCGCCGTGTTCTGAAAAAGAATCATAAGAAAGAGGATTACAGTGTTGTGGTTCCGCTTGAGCTGATTCGTCAGGCCCGTGAAACACGGAAGCTGTTTAACATCGTGCTGGGGTCAATTGCAGCGATATCGCTGATTGTCGGCGGCATTGGCATCATGAATATCATGCTGGCAACCGTCAGTGAACGCACTCGCGAGATCGGCATTCGCCGTGCGCTGGGGGCCACGCGCACCGATATTGTTCTCCAGTTTCTGATGGAAACTCTAATTCTCTCAATTTCCGGTGGTGTGATTGGTCTTGTTTTCGGGGCAATTATTCCGTTACTCATCACCGCCGCAACCGATGTTAAAACTGTGCTGACATTCCCGGCCTTTGCTGTGGCCTTTTCGGTTTCGGTGGCGGTCTCGGTTGTGTTCGGTATTTACCCGGCACGGCGTGCTGCCATGATGGATCCAATTGAGGCGTTGCGGCACGAATAA
- a CDS encoding patatin-like phospholipase family protein: MLRKRLFILTFCMALTSVARTETHRPKIGLVLGGGGALGFAHVGVIRELEKLNIPIDYIGGTSMGAIVAGMYASGMTPDEMEQSFTQLDWWDVLKDQSPHQYLVYRRKQDDNRYMGAELGFNHWALQYRPGMAYGQKLNNVLETFSLNSTGIADFDDLNIPYRAIATDLRKGESVILKDGDLSLAMRASMAVPGVFTPVRIGDRIFVDGGIFNNMPVDVVKAMGADIIIAVDVGASGAHKSEVSNFDSVPEVIGRTYTIMQRPGQEKQLESADIIIQPDLSDFSSSHFQRSAEIIPAGQIAAENKLDELKPLGVPPAEYAEFLARQRAKYDKKIIINEIRVEDGNSGLTDLIEYRVRSKKGPLDLETVNHDLRRIYGMGNFQTVTYELKRNNGEYALVYKTEEKYWGPAFLHFGIKFEMASNSSMLWNFLLNYTHSDLNPLGGELRVDLQGGEQQRGFFAEWYQPVTHSGRFFVSPSVTALDQDIDLYNNDDSYAEVEQQHILCNLDAGISAFEFGEFRVGMLGGHVWDEGRSGSVSLGELNDRVVGVTTRLILDQLDDNFFPSKGFQVSVDGCFTDKKIGSEHGFDRVEVKALVPMTIGRHTLTPTLSGGSSFGTELPFYASFFLGGMNSFAGYAPYQLFGNYYGSFNLAYRYRLGRLPPTFGNGVFALARFDTGKVWKKKSDVDIKDLEFGALAGLGADTLIGRVMIGIGQALDLNRPRFYITIGNNF, translated from the coding sequence ATGTTAAGAAAACGGCTGTTTATTCTGACCTTCTGTATGGCACTCACGTCCGTTGCCCGAACCGAAACCCACCGACCGAAAATCGGCCTTGTACTGGGCGGCGGCGGAGCGTTGGGATTTGCACATGTCGGCGTCATCAGAGAATTGGAAAAGCTCAACATTCCCATCGACTATATCGGCGGAACAAGCATGGGGGCCATCGTGGCGGGCATGTATGCCTCCGGCATGACCCCCGACGAAATGGAACAGTCGTTCACGCAGCTCGACTGGTGGGATGTGCTCAAAGATCAGTCGCCGCACCAATACCTGGTCTACCGACGCAAACAGGACGACAACCGCTACATGGGAGCCGAACTTGGATTCAACCACTGGGCACTGCAATATCGTCCCGGTATGGCCTATGGACAGAAGCTGAATAATGTACTGGAAACCTTTTCGCTGAACAGCACCGGTATCGCGGATTTTGATGACCTGAACATTCCCTATCGCGCCATCGCAACAGACCTGCGCAAAGGTGAGTCGGTGATCCTGAAAGATGGGGATCTATCGCTGGCGATGCGGGCCAGCATGGCAGTTCCGGGGGTGTTCACGCCGGTGCGTATAGGCGACCGAATTTTTGTGGACGGCGGCATTTTCAACAATATGCCGGTGGATGTAGTGAAAGCTATGGGAGCCGACATTATCATTGCCGTCGATGTGGGTGCTTCAGGGGCCCACAAAAGCGAAGTCAGCAACTTTGATTCGGTACCTGAGGTTATCGGCCGCACTTATACTATTATGCAGCGCCCGGGACAGGAAAAGCAGCTCGAATCCGCTGATATCATAATCCAGCCCGATCTTTCCGACTTCTCATCCTCCCATTTCCAGCGGTCGGCTGAAATTATTCCGGCCGGCCAGATCGCCGCCGAAAACAAACTCGATGAGCTGAAACCACTGGGTGTTCCGCCTGCTGAATATGCCGAATTCCTGGCCAGGCAGCGCGCAAAGTACGATAAAAAAATCATCATCAATGAAATTCGGGTGGAAGATGGCAACAGCGGGCTGACTGATCTGATTGAATACAGGGTCCGGTCAAAAAAAGGGCCGCTGGATCTGGAAACCGTCAACCATGATCTGCGCAGAATATACGGGATGGGTAATTTCCAAACGGTCACTTATGAACTGAAACGCAACAATGGAGAATACGCTCTGGTATATAAAACCGAAGAAAAATACTGGGGTCCGGCATTCCTGCATTTCGGTATAAAGTTTGAGATGGCTTCCAATTCCTCGATGCTGTGGAACTTTCTTCTGAATTATACACATAGTGATCTAAACCCGCTCGGAGGCGAACTCCGGGTCGATCTTCAGGGAGGCGAACAGCAGCGTGGATTTTTCGCCGAATGGTATCAACCGGTGACGCATTCCGGGCGTTTCTTCGTTTCCCCTTCGGTGACTGCACTGGACCAGGATATTGATCTTTATAATAATGACGACAGCTACGCGGAGGTCGAACAACAGCACATTCTCTGCAATCTGGACGCAGGAATTTCCGCATTCGAATTTGGAGAATTTCGCGTCGGCATGCTCGGCGGTCACGTATGGGATGAAGGGCGAAGCGGCAGCGTCTCCCTGGGGGAACTGAACGATCGGGTTGTGGGCGTCACCACCCGCCTGATACTCGACCAGCTTGATGATAACTTTTTCCCAAGTAAAGGCTTTCAGGTCTCCGTTGACGGATGTTTTACCGATAAAAAAATCGGCTCGGAGCATGGTTTCGACCGGGTAGAAGTCAAAGCCCTTGTACCGATGACTATCGGCCGCCATACCCTGACCCCCACGCTCTCCGGCGGCAGCAGCTTCGGCACCGAACTGCCCTTTTATGCGTCATTTTTTCTTGGCGGCATGAACAGCTTTGCAGGGTATGCCCCCTACCAGCTTTTCGGGAATTATTACGGCTCTTTCAATTTGGCCTACCGCTATCGGCTGGGCCGGCTGCCGCCCACCTTCGGTAACGGCGTATTTGCCCTGGCCCGTTTCGACACCGGCAAGGTCTGGAAGAAAAAAAGCGACGTCGACATCAAGGACCTTGAATTCGGCGCCCTGGCCGGCCTCGGTGCCGACACCCTCATCGGGCGTGTAATGATCGGCATCGGCCAGGCCCTGGACCTCAACCGTCCGCGCTTCTACATAACCATCGGCAACAACTTCTGA
- the thiL gene encoding thiamine-phosphate kinase: MSTLREIGEHAALRKILPLLGTHPELRIGAGDDCAVCRLPGTGADQVFTTDPVIENIHFQSLENPMRIGHKAVGRVLSDIAAMGARPQWILVNVVAPPELEIHDLEKMYKGMMDLCNRFGASVIGGDLARGPALELHIFGTGLLPEKSALLRSGANEGDSILVTGPLGCSFESGKHLDFIPRVDEGCFLRESGLVNALMDISDGLATDLRHILQQSGVGAVLDGQAVPKAGTLKQALFDGEDFELLLTAPDPEELRFQWQEKFGTVLPVIGRVTAETGILRLDGQVLEAKAFEHFSPE; encoded by the coding sequence ATGTCAACATTACGCGAAATTGGTGAACATGCGGCTCTTCGTAAAATTCTTCCCCTGCTCGGAACCCATCCGGAACTTCGGATCGGGGCTGGCGATGATTGCGCCGTGTGCCGGTTGCCGGGCACCGGAGCGGATCAGGTGTTCACTACCGATCCCGTGATAGAAAATATACATTTCCAATCGTTGGAAAATCCCATGCGTATTGGTCATAAAGCCGTTGGTCGGGTACTCAGCGATATCGCGGCCATGGGCGCGCGGCCCCAGTGGATTTTGGTGAATGTGGTGGCCCCGCCGGAGCTGGAAATCCATGATCTGGAAAAAATGTATAAGGGCATGATGGATCTTTGTAACCGTTTCGGCGCTTCGGTCATTGGCGGAGATCTGGCACGCGGTCCCGCTCTGGAGCTCCACATTTTCGGGACCGGCCTGCTGCCGGAAAAATCGGCGCTGTTGCGTTCCGGGGCAAATGAAGGGGATTCAATTTTGGTTACAGGGCCGCTCGGATGCAGTTTTGAATCCGGAAAGCATCTCGATTTTATTCCGCGTGTGGATGAGGGGTGCTTTCTGCGGGAAAGCGGTTTGGTGAATGCACTGATGGATATCAGCGACGGGCTGGCAACGGACCTGCGGCATATTCTCCAGCAGAGCGGCGTTGGTGCAGTATTGGACGGCCAGGCTGTTCCAAAGGCAGGAACGCTGAAGCAGGCGTTGTTTGACGGCGAAGACTTTGAGCTCCTGCTTACCGCGCCCGATCCGGAAGAGCTCCGTTTCCAATGGCAGGAAAAATTCGGCACGGTACTTCCGGTGATTGGAAGAGTTACAGCGGAAACAGGTATACTGCGGCTGGATGGGCAGGTGCTGGAGGCCAAAGCCTTTGAACATTTTTCACCGGAATAG
- a CDS encoding ArnT family glycosyltransferase, with protein sequence MADNRSFESTLHDIVYSIDTGTGLKIIRVGLYILLLLVIVMVFTATQFRGLKSAEAMDLCQLGRNISFDNGLITKNVRPLSMHVMEGRTPDENPQIGLHPDLYNAPAYPALLSLGFGFFELIGVDPFEVPEGSHAALLPAEQWVVLPVNHLFAILTGMLVFLLGKRLFSREIGFLGMTIYYLSNLVWIDSISGLNISMAVFFSVLSFHQMIVSMLNKRDGDGKLLWILPFLISIISAVIAFYTRFITAAIVPGICLFAWLMAGRFRGGTRFVFIFAVLYFLLITPWFVRNYRISGNPVGMAMYSMLNESPRFPDNSVERDYHPEISGGQIVDSMKKKWVLNYSGEYAGVISGMGGGILMSLFLVTFFYHFVRPQVNYLRWGLGVSLLLMVIIAGFFSESSIRMLHLFWPFAILYGLAFFYILIDRLDLGVRLYNLALKCLIVFLAFIPFGLTLMPPHEVHPYPPYNTYIISRVAGMLNEREVLCTDMPWATAWYGDRVSVLLPQDLDQFYEINDYKQYISGMYFTTITKNKPFVKELLDGPEKSWLPVMSGRTPPDFPLKQGVSLHRQDQIFLSDRDRWSTRAAEAAE encoded by the coding sequence ATGGCAGACAACAGATCGTTTGAATCGACACTTCACGATATCGTCTACAGTATCGACACGGGCACCGGACTGAAAATCATCCGTGTCGGACTCTATATTCTCCTGTTGCTTGTGATCGTTATGGTATTCACAGCCACACAGTTCCGCGGGCTTAAATCGGCCGAAGCTATGGATTTGTGTCAGCTCGGCCGGAATATTTCGTTCGATAACGGTTTGATTACAAAAAATGTGCGCCCGCTGAGCATGCATGTGATGGAGGGGCGTACACCGGATGAAAACCCTCAGATTGGGTTGCATCCGGATCTTTACAATGCCCCGGCCTATCCGGCGCTACTTTCGTTGGGGTTCGGGTTCTTTGAGTTGATCGGTGTTGATCCGTTTGAGGTACCCGAGGGAAGCCATGCGGCGCTGCTCCCGGCGGAGCAGTGGGTGGTGCTTCCAGTCAATCATCTGTTTGCCATCCTGACCGGCATGCTCGTGTTTTTGCTGGGAAAACGACTGTTTTCGCGCGAGATCGGTTTCCTGGGCATGACGATCTATTATTTAAGTAATCTGGTATGGATCGATTCCATTTCCGGACTGAATATTTCGATGGCCGTATTTTTTTCCGTATTATCATTTCATCAAATGATCGTCTCGATGCTGAATAAGCGCGACGGCGATGGCAAACTGTTATGGATTCTCCCGTTTCTGATTTCGATTATCTCGGCGGTGATTGCGTTTTACACCCGTTTTATCACGGCTGCCATTGTGCCGGGCATCTGTCTGTTTGCCTGGCTGATGGCCGGGCGTTTTCGCGGCGGCACGCGCTTCGTGTTTATCTTTGCGGTTTTATATTTTTTGCTGATCACACCGTGGTTCGTACGGAATTACCGGATTAGCGGGAATCCCGTGGGGATGGCGATGTATTCTATGCTGAACGAATCGCCACGATTCCCTGATAATTCAGTAGAACGCGATTACCATCCTGAAATTTCCGGCGGGCAGATCGTAGACTCTATGAAGAAAAAATGGGTGCTCAACTATTCCGGCGAATATGCAGGGGTTATTTCCGGTATGGGCGGCGGCATTCTTATGTCGCTCTTTCTGGTTACGTTCTTCTATCACTTTGTCCGTCCTCAGGTGAATTATCTCCGGTGGGGGCTGGGGGTATCATTGCTGCTCATGGTGATCATCGCTGGCTTTTTCTCAGAGTCGTCCATTCGCATGCTACATCTGTTTTGGCCGTTTGCCATCCTCTACGGCTTGGCTTTTTTCTATATTCTGATCGATCGGCTCGACCTCGGAGTGCGGCTTTACAATCTGGCGCTTAAATGCCTGATTGTCTTTCTGGCTTTTATCCCGTTCGGACTTACCTTGATGCCGCCCCATGAGGTTCATCCGTATCCGCCGTATAACACCTACATCATTTCCCGCGTCGCCGGTATGCTCAATGAACGCGAAGTGCTTTGCACCGATATGCCATGGGCGACCGCGTGGTACGGTGATCGCGTTTCGGTTCTTCTCCCGCAGGACCTGGATCAGTTCTACGAAATAAACGATTATAAACAGTATATTTCAGGCATGTATTTCACGACCATCACCAAGAACAAGCCGTTTGTGAAAGAGTTACTGGATGGTCCGGAAAAAAGCTGGCTTCCCGTGATGAGTGGCCGCACTCCCCCCGACTTCCCGCTTAAACAGGGGGTTTCGTTGCACCGACAGGACCAGATTTTCCTGTCCGACCGCGACCGCTGGTCCACCCGGGCCGCCGAAGCTGCTGAGTAA
- the fmt gene encoding methionyl-tRNA formyltransferase, with translation MRIVFMGSAALAVPSLKAILHSGQDDVVGVVSQPDRPAGRKRILTPCPLKAYADEQGLNILTPEKIGDPDAVQTLEQLKPDLLVVVAYGQYIPQRVIRLATHEAINVHPSLLPKYRGSAPIQWAILNGDQETGVSIIYLAEKMDAGDILRQETYPLDGNETSGILHDKLAVVGANLLIKAIDDIRQGSVSRVIQNESEMVEVRKLTKDDGRIDWSLSADQIRNRIRAFDPWPGSFCRMPGGDLLKIWSADVEEGRGEKPGTLLDEQLLVQAGDGALRLREVQPPGKKRMPAKSFLNGFTLVKGEILD, from the coding sequence ATGCGTATCGTTTTCATGGGTTCAGCCGCATTGGCGGTTCCTTCGCTTAAAGCCATTCTCCACTCCGGGCAGGATGATGTGGTGGGGGTGGTTTCCCAGCCGGACCGGCCTGCCGGGCGTAAGCGTATTCTCACACCATGTCCGCTTAAAGCCTATGCCGATGAGCAGGGCCTGAATATCCTGACGCCGGAAAAAATTGGGGATCCCGATGCGGTACAGACCTTGGAACAGTTGAAGCCCGATCTGCTGGTGGTGGTCGCCTACGGTCAATATATTCCGCAGCGTGTAATCCGGTTGGCCACACATGAGGCCATCAATGTGCATCCGTCTCTGTTACCGAAGTACCGCGGCTCCGCACCGATTCAATGGGCCATTCTGAATGGAGACCAGGAAACCGGAGTCAGCATAATTTATCTGGCTGAAAAAATGGATGCCGGCGATATTTTGCGACAGGAGACTTATCCTTTGGACGGGAACGAAACCTCAGGAATCCTTCATGACAAGTTGGCTGTTGTCGGCGCGAACCTCTTAATCAAAGCCATCGACGATATTCGTCAGGGATCGGTCAGCCGGGTCATTCAGAATGAATCGGAAATGGTTGAGGTGCGAAAACTCACGAAAGACGATGGCCGAATCGACTGGTCTTTATCGGCGGATCAAATACGAAACCGTATCCGTGCTTTTGATCCCTGGCCCGGCAGCTTCTGCAGGATGCCCGGAGGTGACCTGCTCAAGATATGGAGTGCGGATGTGGAAGAGGGGCGCGGGGAGAAACCCGGAACCCTGCTTGATGAACAGCTGCTGGTACAAGCCGGCGACGGGGCCCTGCGACTCAGGGAAGTTCAGCCTCCCGGAAAAAAACGTATGCCGGCGAAATCCTTTTTAAACGGTTTTACCCTCGTGAAGGGTGAAATTCTGGATTGA
- the hisG gene encoding ATP phosphoribosyltransferase: MKKLVIGLPKGSLQESTYALFKKAGFTIKGGSRSYFPSIDDEEIEIRILRSQEMSRYVEHGMLDAGITGLDWIAANGSDVVDLCSLVYSKQSKRPVRWVLAVPNNSDIKTVKDLEGKKIATEGVGIVERYLKENGVKAEVEFSWGATEVKVPDFVDAIVDITETGSSLRANNLKIIDTLMESYTKFFCSKDAWADEWKKQKLEKIALLLKAALDAADKVLLKLNVEEKNLEAVKGLLPALHSPTVNKLTDNGWYAIETVVDESVVREIIPELKNSGAEGIIEISLNKVVA, encoded by the coding sequence ATGAAAAAACTGGTAATCGGACTGCCCAAAGGCAGCTTGCAGGAATCGACGTATGCGCTTTTCAAAAAAGCCGGATTCACGATTAAGGGCGGATCGCGTTCTTATTTCCCGTCGATTGACGACGAAGAAATTGAAATCCGCATCCTGCGTTCGCAGGAAATGAGCCGCTATGTTGAACACGGCATGCTCGATGCCGGTATTACCGGCCTGGACTGGATTGCTGCCAATGGCTCCGACGTGGTCGACCTTTGCAGCTTGGTCTACTCCAAGCAAAGCAAACGCCCCGTTCGATGGGTTCTGGCCGTGCCGAATAATTCGGATATCAAAACCGTAAAAGACCTCGAAGGCAAAAAAATCGCCACCGAAGGGGTCGGCATTGTTGAGCGTTACCTCAAAGAAAACGGAGTTAAAGCTGAAGTTGAATTCTCCTGGGGAGCAACCGAAGTCAAAGTTCCGGATTTTGTGGATGCCATTGTCGATATCACCGAAACCGGATCTTCTCTGCGGGCAAATAACCTCAAGATTATCGACACACTGATGGAGTCCTACACTAAATTCTTCTGTTCCAAAGATGCCTGGGCCGATGAATGGAAAAAGCAGAAACTTGAAAAAATTGCACTCCTGCTCAAGGCCGCTCTCGATGCCGCAGATAAGGTACTGCTGAAACTTAATGTAGAAGAAAAAAATCTCGAAGCAGTTAAGGGCCTGCTTCCGGCACTCCACTCCCCTACCGTCAACAAACTGACCGATAACGGCTGGTATGCCATCGAAACGGTCGTCGACGAATCCGTTGTCCGCGAAATTATTCCGGAGCTCAAAAACAGCGGAGCCGAAGGAATTATCGAAATTAGCTTGAATAAAGTTGTGGCGTAA
- a CDS encoding Glu/Leu/Phe/Val family dehydrogenase produces MSRSLFDDAMQRLNTAMPYTDLDDEIALRVGTPKSCLEVSVPVRRDDGSLTFYRGYRVRHDNTRGPTKGGLRYHPSVTLDEVKSLAFWMTFKCAVVGVPFGGAKGGISVDAKSLSPMELERLSRGFIRQVADFIGPDVDIPAPDMYTNERIMGWMMDEYSTIRRQHVPAVITGKPVSMGGSVGRADATGRGAYYCIRELARKHDQSPSSTRIAIQGFGNAGQHVARLLHKDGYRIVAVSDSQGAVYHPDGFDIPSLIRIKEKTRHVQTVYCDKALCTSTAADQLTNEELLELDVDILIPAALENQITSRNAQNIRARYIVEVANGPITSEADAILNSRNIEVVPDILANAGGVTVSYFEWLQNRSGSYWELQEVHRKLQAIMAREFEYIYDLHHDIKTDMRTAAYVHAIKRLGETMNAKGTSSYFSNGNQR; encoded by the coding sequence ATGAGCAGAAGCCTTTTTGATGATGCCATGCAGCGGCTGAATACCGCGATGCCGTATACCGACCTCGACGACGAGATTGCGTTGCGTGTCGGAACCCCTAAATCCTGCCTCGAGGTTTCAGTCCCGGTACGGCGTGATGACGGATCTCTGACGTTCTACAGGGGCTACCGCGTCCGGCACGACAACACCCGCGGCCCCACCAAAGGCGGCTTACGTTATCATCCCTCCGTTACACTCGACGAAGTCAAATCCCTCGCTTTCTGGATGACCTTTAAATGCGCAGTTGTCGGCGTGCCGTTCGGAGGAGCCAAAGGCGGGATTTCGGTCGATGCCAAATCGCTGAGCCCCATGGAGCTTGAACGACTCAGTCGCGGATTCATCCGGCAGGTCGCCGACTTCATCGGCCCCGACGTCGATATTCCTGCGCCGGATATGTATACCAATGAACGGATTATGGGCTGGATGATGGATGAATATTCCACCATCCGCCGCCAGCACGTTCCGGCAGTCATTACCGGCAAACCCGTCAGCATGGGCGGAAGTGTCGGACGGGCCGATGCCACCGGCCGCGGCGCCTATTACTGCATCAGAGAACTCGCCCGAAAACATGACCAGTCCCCCTCATCCACGCGCATAGCCATTCAGGGCTTCGGCAATGCGGGACAGCATGTGGCCCGGTTACTTCACAAAGACGGATACCGCATCGTGGCCGTCAGCGATTCCCAGGGGGCCGTCTACCACCCCGACGGCTTCGATATTCCCAGTCTGATCCGCATCAAGGAAAAAACCCGTCATGTACAAACCGTTTATTGCGATAAAGCGCTCTGCACTTCAACCGCAGCCGATCAGTTGACCAATGAGGAACTCCTTGAACTGGATGTAGACATTCTTATCCCGGCCGCACTTGAAAACCAGATCACATCCCGCAATGCCCAGAATATTCGAGCCCGATATATCGTCGAGGTTGCCAACGGCCCGATCACTTCCGAAGCCGATGCCATCCTGAACAGCCGGAACATCGAAGTGGTACCCGACATTCTGGCCAATGCTGGCGGAGTAACCGTCAGCTATTTTGAATGGCTTCAGAACCGGTCCGGAAGCTACTGGGAACTGCAGGAGGTACATCGCAAACTCCAAGCCATCATGGCCCGCGAATTCGAATACATCTATGACCTGCATCACGATATCAAAACCGATATGCGCACCGCCGCCTATGTGCATGCCATCAAACGCCTCGGTGAAACGATGAACGCTAAAGGAACCAGCTCCTATTTTTCCAACGGCAATCAGCGATGA